In Acidimicrobiales bacterium, the genomic window TCGTGGCGCCGGCGCCCGTCACCGCCACACTGCCGGTGAGCGCCGTCGCCAGCAGGACACCGGCCGCCACCTTCAGCGGTCCTCGCACAGCCACGCCCCAGCCCCGGCCTTCCTGTTCTGCTCACCCGTGCCCGCCTCCCGGACAGGTATTCGGCGCCGGGCGCTGGGTCCCTTTCCTAGCTGATCCCTGGCTCATCGGGCGTGCCCGAGCGGACCGCGCCCCGCTCGCTCGCCCCACCCTGAGCTCCCTCGGGCTGGGTCGGCGCCGGGCTCACGCCTCGCAGCTTGTCGGCGAGCTCGCCCGCCTTCTCGGGATCGGCATAGGCAGCTGCGGTAGCGGCGTCGACGCCAGCGGCGGCGGCGGCGTGGATACCGAAGAAAGCGGTGACGATGGTTCCCACCACCCCGGTCACCGAGCCCACGATCGCCACGATCTCGTTGGCGTTGCGGAACTTCCACACCGTGCCGGCAAAGACACCGGCGACGACGACGAGGCCGACGATGACGACGACGGCACCCATCAGGCTCCGCCACTTGTCAGCCGCGCTCGGCATCTCGGTACCTCCATGAGGGCCCCCCGACGAGTGGGCGAGGTTACCGCCTTCGGGGTGACGAGCGTCGCGGCGTCCAATTGGGGTCGGCGAGCCCGTGCCACCGCTCGGCCTCGTCGGTCTCACCCCGGCGGTCGAGGGCGGCCGCCAGGTTCGCCATGCCCCGGACGTCGCCGGCCTCGGCAGCGTGGCGATACCACCTCTCGGCCTCGTGTACCTGACCCCGGCGCTCGAGCATGGCCCCCATGTTGTTCATGGCGTCGCTGTGGCCCCCTTGGGCTGCGCGCCGGTACCAGAGCTCGGCCTGGCGAAGCTCACGCCGTCGCTGGAGCCTGGCGCCCAGGTTGTTCATGGCATGGATGTGACCGGCCGAGGCTGCCTCCCGATACCACTTCTCGGCCTCCTCGGGCGCGTCGTGGGCTTCGAGGTGCACGCCGAGGTTGTACATGGCATCGGCGAAGCCTGCCCCCGCCGCCCGCCGGTACCACTCCTCGGTGCGTTCGGGGCTCACTCCCTCGGAGAGGACGCCGAGGTTGTACATGGCCCGGGCGTGGCCGGACCGGGCTGCCCGCGCCAACAAGCCCTTCGCTTCCACCATGTCACCGCGAACAGCGCTCATGACCCCGAGGTCGGCGATGGCGTCGATGTCGCCCGTGCGGGCCGCCCACCGGAAGCACTCCTCCGCCTTGGCGGCGTCGCGCTCCTCGAGGATCTTCCCGAGGGTGTGCAGGGCCCGGGCGTGGCCGCGCTCGGCCGGCCGGTACCACCGCCGGAACACGTCGGTCAGCGCTCGGAGACTGGCCTGCACCCGCTCCTGGGCCCGGCCGGTCGGGATGGGATCGTCATCTCGATCCGCGGGCGGAGCCACCGCTTCGCCCGCGCCTGCGGGCACCTCGAGGCTGGCGGCAGCGAGCGTAAGGGCGGCGAGGTCGGCGCCGCCCCCGTCGATGCCGCGATCGACGCTGATGGGGGCGGGGAGACCCTGATCGGGGCCGTGGTGGCGATCGTCCTGCACGGCCACGCATCTGGTTTCTCTGCGGGGCTGTTCCGCACCTCTCCCGCCGGGGCCGTTTCTCCGACCGGCGAGGGCGAGGGGGTCGGTGGGCCGCTCAGCCCCGACGAGGTCCGGAGGGGTTCCTCGGTACGTCCCGGAAGGCAACGTCAGCGTCCGGGCGAGCCTCTCTCGGAAGGCCGAGCACCCGCTCGCCGACGATGTCGCGCTGGATCTCGTCGGTGCCGCCGGCGATGGACACGGCCGGGACCGAGACGAGGACCTCGGCGACGATGCCGTCGAGTGGCGCGTCCGCGCCGGTCAGCATGCCCCGCGCACCGGCGATCAGGGTGTGGGTGCGGGCCGCCGCCTGAGCGATGGCGCTGGCGCTCAGCTTCCCGATCGACCCCTCGGGTCCCGGAGGCCGACCCAGGGCG contains:
- a CDS encoding tetratricopeptide repeat protein — encoded protein: MAVQDDRHHGPDQGLPAPISVDRGIDGGGADLAALTLAAASLEVPAGAGEAVAPPADRDDDPIPTGRAQERVQASLRALTDVFRRWYRPAERGHARALHTLGKILEERDAAKAEECFRWAARTGDIDAIADLGVMSAVRGDMVEAKGLLARAARSGHARAMYNLGVLSEGVSPERTEEWYRRAAGAGFADAMYNLGVHLEAHDAPEEAEKWYREAASAGHIHAMNNLGARLQRRRELRQAELWYRRAAQGGHSDAMNNMGAMLERRGQVHEAERWYRHAAEAGDVRGMANLAAALDRRGETDEAERWHGLADPNWTPRRSSPRRR